The Blautia pseudococcoides genome segment TCCCAGAACCTTATGGTCCGCATAGACATTATAGATAATTTTCTTCCGGGCAGGATGAAGAAGGCTTTTGAGATAGGAAGACAGGTTCTGGCGCTTGGCATATCTGCAGTGTTTTTTTACAGCACCTTTGGTATGCTGCGCATCGGAGGGTATCAGATGAGCCCGGCCATGAGGATTCCCATGAATGTTATGTATGGAATTTTATGTCTTGGGTTTGGGCTTGCAGTGGTTTCCGTCATCTTTAAACTGCAGGAAACCATAATGATGAAAACTACAGAAAAGAAAGGGGGAAATCACTGATGTCAGCTTCCGCAGTTGCTTTAATCGTCGTACTTATCGTTCTCATGCTTCTTGGCCTTCCTATCACCTGGGCTTTGGGAGGGGCATGCATCTGTGCTATATTTTTAGACCCGGCGTTATCTTTTGCCATGATCACTCAGAAAATTTTTACGGGGTGTGATAACTTTTCTATGCTGGCACTTCCGGCTTTCTTTCTGGCAGGGGACATTATGTCAAAAGGCGGCTTGTCCAAACGGCTGGTGGCTTTTGCGGATTCCTTTGTGGGGTGGATCTCAGGGGGGATTTCCCTGGTATCTATAGTGGCATGTACCTTTTTTGCGGCAATTTCCGGTTCATCTGTTGCCACAACAGCGGCGATCGGCGGTTTGATGTATCCGGAAATGGTAAAACGTGGATATCCGAAGGATTATGCGGCAGCCGTACAGGCAATCGGCGGAACACTGGGGATCGTGATCCCGCCGTCCACTGTCTTTGTTATATATGGTAATATTACAGGTGTATCGGTGGCAAAACTTCTGATGGCGGGCGTCCTGCCGGGGATATTATGCGGAATACTGCTCTGTGTATATGCATTTTACAAAGCTAAGAAATGTAATTTTCCAAAAGAAGCCGGATTTTCTTTCAAGAGGTTTTTGCTCTCCTTCAAAGATGCGATCTGGGCATTGATCATGCCAATCGTTATTCTGGGTGGCATTTACGCGGGAATTTTTACGCCCACGGAGTCGGCTGTGGTTGCCGTGTTCTATGGTTTTCTGGTTTGTATTGCCATTTACAGGGAAATCAGCGGAAAAGATGTGTGGGAGATATTGAAAGGAACGGCTGTAAGCACCGCTAATCTTATGTTTCTGGTGGTTACGGCACAGATGTTCGGATATCTGATCACTTATTATAAGATTCCGGTTGCAGTGACCAATGCATTTATGGCAGTGGCAAGTAATAAATATGTATTCCTGGCACTGATCATTGTTCTGCTTCTCATCTGCGGTATGTTTCTGGAAGTAGGAGCCACCAACCTGATTCTCGGTCCTATTCTGGCACCTATCGCTGTGGCATTTGGGGTGGACCCGGTTCATTTTGGTATGCTGTTTGTATTTCTGCTGGCACTTGGACAGGCTACACCGCCTTTTGGAACCACCATGTTTGTGGCATGTGGATTCTCGGAGCAGCCGGTCAGTAAAGTGGCAAAGAATCTGATTCCCTTTGTGGCAGTGGAAGTGGTGTGTGCTGTTATTTTTGCCTATGTTCCCGCCCTATCCACACTGCTGCCGAACCTGGTTTCCTGAAGGAGTGATATGGTTGGACTTTAATTTGTGAAGATAAATACTGCCCGGGTATTTTTCCGGGCAGAGGGGATTACCCGGAAAGGAAAGAAAATGAAGAATACCATGAAGGAAGTAGTTGTAGTAAAGCCTCATCAGGTGGAAGTGCGTGAAGTCCCTATTCCCGTTCCCGGTGATGATGAAGTCCTGATCCAGATGAAAGCTGCAGGTGTATGCGGAAGTGACCACCATATTTATCACGGTGCGAATCCCTGCTCCACATATCCCCGTATTCCGGGTCATGAAAATGCAGGAATTGTGGTGAAAACAGGAAAAAATGTGGCAGATATAAAAGAGGGAGACCATGTGATCGTGGACCTGATCCATACCTGCCAAGAGTGCTATCAGTGCAGGATTGGAAGAAAGAATGTATGTGAGAAGGTAATGGTCAGGGGCTCCGGTATGGACGGCGGCTGGAGGGAATATTTTACAGCGCCTGCAAAGGAGGTCTACAGGATCGCTGACAGCGTGACATGGGAGGATGCTGCGCTTGTGGAGCCTTACGCAATCGGTGCACATTGTACGGCAAGAGGCCGGGTGGTGCCTGAGGATACAGTCCTGATACTTGGGACGGGTACGATCGGAGCTATTATACTGCAGACCTGCAAGGCAAAAGGATGTAAAACCGTCATCTGCTGTGATATCAGCGACAGTTCCCTGGAACGGGCCAGGGGATACGGTGCAGACCATGTGATCAATACAGAGAAGGAAAACCTGGCAGAAGCGGTACAGAGGATCACAGAGGGCCATGGAGTTACCATCGCATTTGATTCAGCCTGTTTTCCGGGATCTCTCACTATGGTCATGCAGCCGGGGATCATCTGTAATGCAGGGCGTGTGGTTCCCCTGGGATTCTGTACAAAACCGGAAGAAATCACACAGGCCATGATCAACCAGAGAGAGCTGGATATTATTGGAACCAGAATGTCATGTTATAAATTTGAGCCGACTATTTCTGGTATGGAAAATAAGAAGTTTGATACAAAGGGAATTGCCACTACATTTATAAACTTCAGTGAAATAGATAAAGTATTTTATTATATGGACCATCCGGAACCTGCAGTGAAGAAAATGGTCATCCTGTTTTAAGTATGGTATGTAAACAGGGCGACATGATGCTGCTCGGTGATGAGCGATTACAATAGGGATTTTAGAAAGGAGGGCAGGATATAAATCCTGCAGTATATGTATGAAGGGAAATGAATTATTTAATATTGAAGGGAAAAAGGCGATCGTGACAGGCGGGACAAGAGGCCTGGGATATGGGATGGCAGAGGGTCTTATGGAAGCCGGCTGTGAAGTGGCCATTGTAGGAACATCTGCGAAGGTACACGAGGCGGCAGCACATTTTCGCGGGAAAGGTTTTAAATGCCATGGCGTAAAAGCGAATCTTGCCGTCCGTGAGGAAGTGTATCTCTGCTTCCGGGAGTGTGTGGAGAAGCTTGGAAAAGATTTGGATATCCTTGTGACTGCTCATGGGATTCAGAGACGCCACAGTGCAGAGGTTTTTCCGATTGAGGAATGGGATGAGGTTTTGAATGTCAATCTGAATTCGGTATTTATCCTGTGTCAGGAAGCGGCAAAAGTCATGCTGGAAAAGGGCTATGGTAAGATCATCAATATTGCCTCCATGGTATCCTGGTTTGGCGGACAGACAGTTCCAGCCTATACTGCGGCAAAGGGTGGAGTGACACAGCTTACAAAAGAGCTGAGCAATGATTGGATCGCAAGAGGCATCAATGTAAATGCTATTGCGCCCGGATATATGGCTACAGAGATGAATGCGGCTCTTTTGGACCAGGAAAATCCAAGATATCAGCAGATCACAGACAGGATTCCAGCCAACCGGTGGGGGACCGGAGAGGATATGAAAGGTGCCTGTATTTTCCTGGCATCACATGCCAGTGATTATTTGGGCGGAGCCATAATTCCTGTGGATGGAGGATATCTTGTAAAGTAATAAAATTAAGAAAAGTATGACAGTAAGTGCCTAAAAGCGGCAGAGACCAGCAGCCGCTTTCAGGTGCTTTTTTGTCTGTCATCCTGCCCGTATATCTGTACATTGTCCAGGATGTTAGTTTTAAGGTAAGTGTTCAGCAGGTCTGCGCATTTGCTGCGCTGACCGTAAAAACATAACAGTATGGCAAAAGTTTTGTTTCTGCATATTCTATTATAATGACAAAGCAGGGGATGCCATGTGGGAAATTGTAATGAGAAGGATATCTGGATGCAGCAGGAAGGTATGGAAAATATTGTGCTGACGCCAAAACAACAGATGCATTTTTGCAGGCAGTTAAAACGGGGAATCTGTAAAGAGCTTCATGGAAGCGGCCTGCTGACAGATGAGCAGCTCAGTCAGCTGCTGAATGAACTGGAACCATGAAATCATGTGGCTGCCGGAATCATTTTCCGGGTCATATATTTGATATGATAAGTTTGGAGGCTTTCCAGATGAAAAAGAAAGTAAGGGCAGCTGCGTACGGAAGAGTATCCACAGAGAAGGATGATCAGGTGAATTCCCTCATAAGCCAGCGGGAGTATTTTTCTGATTACATTCGTCAGCACGAAGATTGGGAATTGACCGGTATTTATTATGATGAAGGTATCAGCGGAACCCAGACTGCAAACCGAAGAGGGTTTAACCAGATGATTCAGGATGCCATGGCTGGTAAAATAGATTTAATCCTTACAAAAGAAGTATCAAGATTTGCCAGGAACACGGTGGATACTCTTTCTTATATAAGAAAACTGAAGGAAAAGGGAGTCCGCGTTATTTTTACCATTGATAATATTGATACCATGGACGGAGATGGAGAACTTCGTCTGTCTATCATGGCAACCCTTGCCCAGGATGAAAGCAGAAAGACATCTGAACGTGTGAAATGGGGACAGAAACGCAGGATGGAACAGGGAGTGGTATTTGGCAGGGACCTGCTTGGGTATACGGTGAAGGCAGGCAATTTATTTGTCAATGAGGAGGAGGCAGGGATCGTCAAAGCCATATTCCACAAATATACAAATGAACAAAAAGGCACGCATGTTATTGCCAGAGAGCTTACGGAGGAGGGGATACCGCCTAAACAGGGAGAGAGATGGTCTAATACTATGATTTTAAAAGTTCTGAAAAACGAGAAGTACGCAGGGGATCTGTGCCAGAAAAAAACAATCACCCCGGATTTCTTGTCCCACAGAAAAAAAAGAAATGAGGGGGAGGAGGAAATGGTATATTTGAAAAACCATCACACACCGGTCATTGACAGGGAACTGTGGGACAGAACACAGAGAGAGCTGAAAGTAAGATCCTCATCGCAGCAAAGAGTGGCCGGGCAATGCAGTCATTATTGGTGCAGTGGAAAAGTAAAATGCGGGGAATGCGGAGGAAGTTTCGTGATCCGTACAAAAAAACGCAGCGATGGAAGTATCTACAAAAGCTGGAGATGTTATAATCATGCAAATCATGGTAAATCCTGCTGCCAAAACACAGCAGTCAGTGACTTGGCGCTGCGTGCCTGTGTGTCTTTTGCGGTAAAGCAGGTAAGGATTGAAAAGGATACTATAGCGGCAGAACTTCTACAGAGCATTAAAAGGCTGAAACGGACAGAGCTATACACGGACGATGACTCTTTTATTGAGAAAAGGATAGGAGAAATTCAGTCCAAAAAGAAAAAATGTGTTGATTTGGCGTTGGAGGGAATCTTAAATGCCCAAGAATTGGCTGAACAGAAAGATTGGTACGACGGGCAGATCAAAAGACTGGAAAGAAGGCTGTTAAAAATAGAAAAGGAGAAGGAGATTGAGGAGAAAGAAAGTAATTGTCCGGAAAAATACATAAAAACGATCAAAGGTATCTTGCGTTTTCAGGAGGAGGAAGATGTCCTTTACCGAGAAATACTTGATAAGGCTGTCGTGTATCCTGGACAGATTGTTTGTATATGGCTGAAAGATTTGCCGTTTGGGATAAAAATGCGGATACAGACCAGCGGCAAACGTGAAAATTATACTACGGAAATCCTGGATGTGTGTCTTGTTAAGAAAAATATGAATAACGGCATGGTGGGGAAAGGTAAATGGGGGGCAAAGCGGTAACGATATACCTATATCATTCAGGGTACCCATGGCGATGCGGTTAGGCATTGCGAAACGCTGTGACAGATAACGCATAGAAGCGGCGATTTCTCCATCAGGTCCACCATACTGACTCATAATATACAAAGCAGCCTTGGCATTCGGAGTCTTAATATTAATCGGATACTGTAATCTCTTCTCATAATTCCACATATTCTAGCAAACTCCTTTCTATTCCCAAGGC includes the following:
- a CDS encoding SDR family oxidoreductase, translating into MKGNELFNIEGKKAIVTGGTRGLGYGMAEGLMEAGCEVAIVGTSAKVHEAAAHFRGKGFKCHGVKANLAVREEVYLCFRECVEKLGKDLDILVTAHGIQRRHSAEVFPIEEWDEVLNVNLNSVFILCQEAAKVMLEKGYGKIINIASMVSWFGGQTVPAYTAAKGGVTQLTKELSNDWIARGINVNAIAPGYMATEMNAALLDQENPRYQQITDRIPANRWGTGEDMKGACIFLASHASDYLGGAIIPVDGGYLVK
- a CDS encoding alcohol dehydrogenase catalytic domain-containing protein; amino-acid sequence: MKNTMKEVVVVKPHQVEVREVPIPVPGDDEVLIQMKAAGVCGSDHHIYHGANPCSTYPRIPGHENAGIVVKTGKNVADIKEGDHVIVDLIHTCQECYQCRIGRKNVCEKVMVRGSGMDGGWREYFTAPAKEVYRIADSVTWEDAALVEPYAIGAHCTARGRVVPEDTVLILGTGTIGAIILQTCKAKGCKTVICCDISDSSLERARGYGADHVINTEKENLAEAVQRITEGHGVTIAFDSACFPGSLTMVMQPGIICNAGRVVPLGFCTKPEEITQAMINQRELDIIGTRMSCYKFEPTISGMENKKFDTKGIATTFINFSEIDKVFYYMDHPEPAVKKMVILF
- a CDS encoding TRAP transporter large permease codes for the protein MSASAVALIVVLIVLMLLGLPITWALGGACICAIFLDPALSFAMITQKIFTGCDNFSMLALPAFFLAGDIMSKGGLSKRLVAFADSFVGWISGGISLVSIVACTFFAAISGSSVATTAAIGGLMYPEMVKRGYPKDYAAAVQAIGGTLGIVIPPSTVFVIYGNITGVSVAKLLMAGVLPGILCGILLCVYAFYKAKKCNFPKEAGFSFKRFLLSFKDAIWALIMPIVILGGIYAGIFTPTESAVVAVFYGFLVCIAIYREISGKDVWEILKGTAVSTANLMFLVVTAQMFGYLITYYKIPVAVTNAFMAVASNKYVFLALIIVLLLICGMFLEVGATNLILGPILAPIAVAFGVDPVHFGMLFVFLLALGQATPPFGTTMFVACGFSEQPVSKVAKNLIPFVAVEVVCAVIFAYVPALSTLLPNLVS
- a CDS encoding TRAP transporter small permease, producing MEKAKQVFNRLQNAVNALTAVILVAIMVIILVQTFTRYVIFYSIPWSEEASRYLFVAMILLGINMGISQNLMVRIDIIDNFLPGRMKKAFEIGRQVLALGISAVFFYSTFGMLRIGGYQMSPAMRIPMNVMYGILCLGFGLAVVSVIFKLQETIMMKTTEKKGGNH
- a CDS encoding recombinase family protein, with protein sequence MKKKVRAAAYGRVSTEKDDQVNSLISQREYFSDYIRQHEDWELTGIYYDEGISGTQTANRRGFNQMIQDAMAGKIDLILTKEVSRFARNTVDTLSYIRKLKEKGVRVIFTIDNIDTMDGDGELRLSIMATLAQDESRKTSERVKWGQKRRMEQGVVFGRDLLGYTVKAGNLFVNEEEAGIVKAIFHKYTNEQKGTHVIARELTEEGIPPKQGERWSNTMILKVLKNEKYAGDLCQKKTITPDFLSHRKKRNEGEEEMVYLKNHHTPVIDRELWDRTQRELKVRSSSQQRVAGQCSHYWCSGKVKCGECGGSFVIRTKKRSDGSIYKSWRCYNHANHGKSCCQNTAVSDLALRACVSFAVKQVRIEKDTIAAELLQSIKRLKRTELYTDDDSFIEKRIGEIQSKKKKCVDLALEGILNAQELAEQKDWYDGQIKRLERRLLKIEKEKEIEEKESNCPEKYIKTIKGILRFQEEEDVLYREILDKAVVYPGQIVCIWLKDLPFGIKMRIQTSGKRENYTTEILDVCLVKKNMNNGMVGKGKWGAKR